The genomic region CTCGCCGACCAAGCGGACCAAGGACGTGCTGCTCTGGATGCTGTCCACCAAGATGATGCCGCCGGTCGGCGTGCTGGTGCCGATCTACCTGATCTACCGCACCTTCGGCCTGCTCGACACCCGCTCCGGTCTGATCTTCATCCTGTGCCTCGGCAATCTGCCGATCGTGATCTGGATGCTGTTCACCTATTTCAAGGAGATCCCGAAGGACATCCTCGAGGCGGCGCGGATGGACGGCGCCACGATCGGGCGCGAGCTGATCTACGTGCTGACGCCGATGGCGGTGCCGGGGCTGGCCTCGACGTTGCTGCTCAATCTGATCCTGGCGTGGAACGAGGCGTTCTGGACCCTCAATCTGTCGACGCTCGAGGCCGCGCCGCTCACCGTGTTCATCGCGTCCTATTCCAGCCCGGAAGGATTGTTCTGGGCGAAATTGTCGGCGGCGTCGACGCTCGCGATCGCGCCCATTCTCGTGCTCGGCTGGTTCAGTCAGCGGCAGCTTGTCCGCGGCCTGACCTTCGGCGCGGTCAGGTAGCAGAAAGGCTTGTCCCATGGGTCAGATTACGCTGCAGGGTGTGCAAAAATCGTTCGGGCCGGTCCACATCATCAAGGGCGCCGACCTCGACATCGCCGACGGCTCCTTCGTCGTCTTCGCCGGTCCCTCCGGCTGCGGCAAGACCACGCTGCTGCGATTGATCGCGGGGCTCGAGGACGTCACCGGCGGCGCCATCCTGATCGACGGACGCAACGTGGTCGATGTGCCGCCGGCCAAGCGCGGGCTGTCGATGGTGTTCCAGTCCTACGCGCTCTATCCGCACATGAGCGTGCGCGGCAACATCGCGTTCGGCCTGAAGATGGCCGGGATCGCCAAGGACGAGATCAACCGCAAGGTCGAGGCCGCCGCGGCGACGCTCAACCTGACGCCCTATCTCGACCGCAAGCCGCGCGAGCTTTCCGGCGGCCAGCGCCAGCGTGTCGCGATCGGGCGCGCCATCGTGCGCGAGCCGAAGGCGTTCCTGTTCGACGAGCCGCTGTCCAATCTCGATGCCGCGCTGCGGGTGCAGATGCGGCTCGAGGTGACGCGGTTGCAGAAGCAGCTCGGCACCACGGCGATCTACGTCACCCACGACCAGGTCGAGGCCATGACCATGGCCGACAGGATCGTGGTGCTGAACGGCGGCAAGATCGAGCAATATGGTTCACCGCTCGAGCTCTATGAGAGGCCGGCCAACCTGTTCGTCGCCGGCTTCATCGGCTCGCCGAAGATGAATTTCGTCAC from Bradyrhizobium elkanii USDA 76 harbors:
- a CDS encoding ABC transporter ATP-binding protein — its product is MGQITLQGVQKSFGPVHIIKGADLDIADGSFVVFAGPSGCGKTTLLRLIAGLEDVTGGAILIDGRNVVDVPPAKRGLSMVFQSYALYPHMSVRGNIAFGLKMAGIAKDEINRKVEAAAATLNLTPYLDRKPRELSGGQRQRVAIGRAIVREPKAFLFDEPLSNLDAALRVQMRLEVTRLQKQLGTTAIYVTHDQVEAMTMADRIVVLNGGKIEQYGSPLELYERPANLFVAGFIGSPKMNFVTGEIAKQQGAATIGVRPEHLKVERDGQGGWHGTVSVAEHLGSDTFLYVDAGPLGMLTARYVGELDLHPGDRVSLIPDPARIHRFEDSGKSIHA
- a CDS encoding carbohydrate ABC transporter permease translates to MARMVTTRRKVISTVAAWLVGFLIFFPILWMVLASFKTELEAFAIPPSFLFFHWTTENYATVQERSDYFHHALNSIIIAGGSTLIAMLIAIPAAWSMAFSPTKRTKDVLLWMLSTKMMPPVGVLVPIYLIYRTFGLLDTRSGLIFILCLGNLPIVIWMLFTYFKEIPKDILEAARMDGATIGRELIYVLTPMAVPGLASTLLLNLILAWNEAFWTLNLSTLEAAPLTVFIASYSSPEGLFWAKLSAASTLAIAPILVLGWFSQRQLVRGLTFGAVR